A genomic segment from Actinomyces lilanjuaniae encodes:
- a CDS encoding DAK2 domain-containing protein: MARRQEHGRAGRGAPAAVLEGATIRHWILLAEAVAVDVRDLVDALNVFPVPDADTGTNILLTLRSAAEGLERVPSSADAVQVSRAVADSTVRGARGNSGLLVSQALSALADVCAQAADPSGLRAVELVHAVERMASTTWAAVSRPVVGTLLTVVRDAATAARHALEESAPPAPASLSTVAAAAAFGAQESVVETAGLGHGPVDAGAAAVMLLFTSLSDSIDATGGAGAADASRGGGTWQDRAPYTAVACQMLRELAAGESPTGRVGLPRCRCWGGLR, encoded by the coding sequence ATGGCGCGTCGGCAGGAACACGGCCGGGCCGGGCGGGGTGCGCCCGCTGCCGTCCTGGAGGGTGCCACGATACGTCACTGGATCCTCCTGGCTGAGGCCGTTGCCGTGGACGTGAGGGACCTGGTGGACGCGCTCAACGTCTTCCCGGTCCCTGACGCTGACACGGGGACAAATATCCTGCTCACGCTGCGCTCGGCTGCTGAGGGGCTGGAGCGTGTGCCGTCCTCGGCAGACGCCGTCCAGGTGTCGCGTGCCGTGGCTGACAGCACTGTGCGCGGGGCTCGGGGGAACTCGGGCCTGCTGGTCTCCCAGGCGCTGTCGGCGCTGGCAGACGTGTGCGCCCAGGCCGCTGACCCCTCGGGGCTGCGGGCTGTAGAGCTGGTCCACGCCGTGGAGCGGATGGCCTCGACGACATGGGCGGCTGTCTCCCGTCCCGTGGTCGGCACCCTGCTGACGGTGGTCCGCGACGCGGCGACGGCTGCCCGTCATGCTCTGGAGGAGTCCGCGCCCCCGGCTCCGGCCTCGTTGAGCACCGTCGCCGCTGCGGCTGCCTTCGGGGCGCAGGAGTCCGTCGTAGAGACCGCCGGACTGGGGCACGGACCGGTTGACGCGGGCGCGGCTGCTGTCATGCTGCTGTTCACCAGCCTGTCGGACAGCATTGACGCTACCGGTGGCGCCGGGGCTGCCGACGCGAGCAGGGGCGGCGGCACCTGGCAGGACCGGGCGCCCTACACCGCAGTGGCCTGCCAGATGCTGCGCGAGCTTGCGGCCGGGGAGTCTCCCACGGGGCGGGTGGGGCTGCCCCGGTGCCGCTGCTGGGGCGGCCTCAGGTGA
- the rpmB gene encoding 50S ribosomal protein L28, translating to MAAVCDVCGKGPMFGKSVSHSHVRTNRRWNPNIQRVRALVNGVPKRLKVCTSCLKAGKVTRNI from the coding sequence GTGGCTGCTGTGTGCGACGTCTGCGGCAAGGGCCCCATGTTCGGCAAGAGCGTCTCGCACTCCCACGTGCGGACCAACCGTCGGTGGAACCCGAACATCCAGCGTGTCCGCGCGCTTGTGAACGGGGTTCCCAAGCGCCTCAAGGTGTGTACGTCCTGCCTCAAGGCGGGTAAGGTCACACGGAACATCTGA
- a CDS encoding thiamine-phosphate kinase: MCEASGAGVVGGDLSSGDSIVVAVTALGSLEGRAPVLRSGARPGDIVVHVGSLGCSAAGLCLLEAGMEEDRRVRALPQALRCMSLFRVPQPPLEVGPALADLGATAMMDVSDSLLRDADRMARASGVVINVLTADVLTADVLSSEDLGEAPAGTREHSGGAGDGGAGDGGGTAAVPQGSRHLVGAVAAETSLLTPVAALLDGADPATARARARQWVLTGGEDHGVLAAVAPQALRRLPPGSRVVGRVRRPGPQQDPGVLVDGSPPALVPDRDEAGGTGLGWDHFGVRG, encoded by the coding sequence GTGTGCGAGGCGAGCGGGGCTGGCGTCGTGGGGGGTGACCTGAGCTCGGGGGACAGCATCGTGGTAGCCGTGACCGCCCTGGGCAGTCTTGAGGGCAGGGCGCCCGTGCTGCGCAGCGGCGCCAGGCCCGGGGACATCGTGGTCCACGTTGGCAGCCTGGGCTGCAGCGCTGCCGGGCTGTGCCTCCTGGAGGCCGGGATGGAGGAGGACCGGCGGGTGCGCGCGCTGCCCCAGGCCCTGCGCTGCATGAGCCTCTTCCGTGTCCCGCAGCCGCCGTTGGAGGTGGGTCCGGCCCTGGCTGACCTGGGTGCCACCGCCATGATGGACGTCTCCGACTCCCTGCTGCGTGACGCCGACAGGATGGCCAGAGCCAGCGGCGTCGTCATCAACGTCCTGACCGCTGACGTCCTGACCGCTGACGTCCTGTCCTCTGAGGACCTGGGCGAGGCCCCTGCCGGTACGCGCGAGCACAGCGGCGGTGCTGGTGATGGCGGTGCTGGTGATGGTGGTGGGACGGCGGCGGTCCCGCAGGGGAGTCGGCACCTGGTCGGTGCCGTGGCGGCCGAGACGTCCCTGCTGACGCCCGTGGCTGCCCTGCTTGACGGCGCGGACCCGGCCACCGCCCGCGCCAGGGCACGTCAGTGGGTGCTGACCGGGGGAGAGGACCACGGTGTGCTGGCTGCCGTCGCGCCCCAGGCGCTGAGGCGGTTGCCGCCGGGCAGTCGGGTCGTGGGCCGCGTGCGACGGCCCGGGCCGCAGCAGGATCCGGGGGTGCTCGTGGACGGGTCTCCTCCTGCCCTCGTCCCTGATCGTGACGAGGCTGGCGGTACCGGTCTGGGATGGGACCACTTCGGGGTCCGGGGCTGA